AGGATGAATATCTCCCTTGAGAAAGCCACGAAACTCTCCATGAGCCCCGCCGAAAGAGTGAAGCTGAAGGGCGGAATCGAATCGAAGCTCTTCTGGAGGACCATAAGGACCATGAGGTGGCCGTTTACCGAAAGGAAGATAAGGAGCGTCAAAATGCTCAGGAATTTCCCGAGTACCGTCACCTGGGAGCTGTTCATCGGGTCGTAGGCGCTCGCCATGCCTATGCCCATCTGGAAGCCGGCTACCTGCCCCGCAAACTCGATGCCGGCGAGCACGAACCTTATCGCGAGACCTATGGCCGCGCCTATGAGGATCTCTCCGGCTATGGCGATGGTCAGGCCGACGAGCGTCGCAGGCATCGGGACCTGGGGAGTAAGGGGCGTCAATAGAAGCGCCACCATGAGCGTAAGCCCGAGCTTCACCTGCATGGGCACGTTCAAAGCCCCGAATATCGGGGCGGCAAGCAGTATCGAGCCGGTCCTAACCAGGACGAAAAGAAAGGTCGAATAATTGGCTGCTATGTAGTTTGCGAATTCCATCTACCTTATGTAATTGGGTATGTTAGTGAATATCTGACTCGTGTACTTCACCATAACCTCCATCATCCAGGGCGAGAGCGCAAGGAGCACGAGGAGGACGGTTATTATCTTGGGCACGAACGAGAGCGTCATCTCCTGTATCTGCGTTACCGCCTGGAAGATGCTTATGACGAGACCCACCGCCATCCCGGCGAAGAGGACCGGGCCGGATATGAGGAGTATCATGGTTATCGTCTCCCTGCCGATGCCGGTTACGAATTCAGGCGTCACTCTCTTCCCCTATCCGAAGCTCTGGACGAGCGAGCCGACGAGCAGGTACCACCCGTCGACAAGCACGAAGAGCATGAGTTTGAAAGGCATGGATACCATTACCGGAGGGAGCATCATCATGCCCATGGACATGAGGACGCTCGCCACTATCATGTCTATCGCGAGGAACGGCAGATAGATGAGGAACCCTATCTGGAACGCGGTCTTCAATTCGCTTGTGACAAACGCCGGTATGAGCGCGAGCGTCGGGATATCGTCCTTCGTGCGAGGAGCTTCGGATTTCGAGAGCCTCAGGAAAAGCTCCATGTCCTTTTCCCTGGTGTTCTTGAGCATGAACTCGCGCAGCGGCTCGATTGCGCCCGTGAAGGCGGCCTCCTGCGATATGGACCCCTGCATGTACGGCCTGAGCGCGTTTTCGTTTATCTTCATGAACGCCGGGGACATTATGAAAAAAGTAAGGAAGAGCGCGAGCCCCACAACGACCTGGTTGGGAGGGGCCTGCTGGACGCCGAGGGCCTGTCTCAAAAGCGAAAACACGATCACAAGCCTCGTAAACGAGGTCATCATCAATAATATGGCCGGCGCGACCGTAAGGACCGTAAGGAGAAGGACTATCTGGATGGCGGTGCTCAGGCCCTGAGGGGAGTTCTCCCCGCCTATCGAAAGATTGACATTCGGCAGCCCGAGAGCGTCGGCAGCAAATGAAGCGCCCGGCGCCAGAATGGCCAACGCGGCCATCGATGCAATAGAAAATGTTTTTTTAAGGACCCTGGCCGTCATATGCCCCCCTGCAGGATCCCAAAGAGCGACCTCTGTTTCCCGTCCTTGAGCCTACGGAGGTCCTCAAGCGCGTCCTTTCCCTCTATTTTGGAAAGGAACGTTATGGTGGTGGGCGTAAGCCCCAGAACCAGCATCTCCCCCGCGACCTCGACTATCGCTATGTTCCTCTTGGGGCCGAGAAAGGCGGATGCGATGACCTTTACTGGCTTCACCGCCGCCCTTGAAGAGGACCCGGACTCGGAGCGCGCGAAACGCTTGAGGGCGTACATGGCGGCGCCGAAAAGTCCCAGGAGGAAAAAAAGCGTCAGTATGGATTTTACGAGGAGATACATGTACGAATCGTTCATTTCAGCCTGCTTATCCTCTCGCTCGGGCTTACGATGTCCGTGAGCTTCACCCCGAACTTCTCGTTTACTACGACGGCCTCGCCGCGGGCGATAAGCCTGCCGTTCACGAGTATTTCCATCGGCTCACCGGCGAGCTTCTCGAGCTCTATGACCGCCCCCTGGCCGAGCTGAAGGAGGTCCTTTACCAGGAGCCTGGTCCTCCCTATCTCGACGGATACCGTAAGCGGTATGTCGAGGAGCATGTCGATGTTGGTCACTGCGCCGGAATTTTCGGGCTTAAGGTTCGAGAAGCTCGCAGGCCTTGCCTCGACCTCGTCCTTTTTCGCCGTAGACTGGGCCTGCCTGGTCTCCTCGAAGGCCGCGCCCCATTCGTCATTCAGCGAACCGGACTGGGTACCTTCTTCGTTCTCTTTCATCGCTAACCCCTTTCTCCTTTTGCTACGTCCACAACCTTGAGAGCATAGTTGTTGTCCATGACCCCGGGCCTTGCCAGGAGCTTGGTCATGCCTTCCACCTCGACCTCCAGCAGGTCCTTTACCTTCCTGTTGAGCTGTATGACGTCCCCGGCCCTGAGGCTAAGGAGGTCCGAGAGGCTTATCTCCGCCTGCCCCATCTCCCCCGAGACCGTCAGCGGCACGTACCCGAACTGCTCCCGGAGGTTGT
Above is a window of Deltaproteobacteria bacterium DNA encoding:
- the fliR gene encoding flagellar biosynthetic protein FliR; its protein translation is MEFANYIAANYSTFLFVLVRTGSILLAAPIFGALNVPMQVKLGLTLMVALLLTPLTPQVPMPATLVGLTIAIAGEILIGAAIGLAIRFVLAGIEFAGQVAGFQMGIGMASAYDPMNSSQVTVLGKFLSILTLLIFLSVNGHLMVLMVLQKSFDSIPPFSFTLSAGLMESFVAFSREIFILAFKFSAPVVAMLIFVNVSLGIMARTVPQINMFVIGFALTIISGFLVISMSLPVFGTAVQAAFDRMWTGVFNLMRAM
- the fliQ gene encoding flagellar biosynthesis protein FliQ, with the protein product MTPEFVTGIGRETITMILLISGPVLFAGMAVGLVISIFQAVTQIQEMTLSFVPKIITVLLVLLALSPWMMEVMVKYTSQIFTNIPNYIR
- the fliP gene encoding flagellar type III secretion system pore protein FliP (The bacterial flagellar biogenesis protein FliP forms a type III secretion system (T3SS)-type pore required for flagellar assembly.); translation: MTARVLKKTFSIASMAALAILAPGASFAADALGLPNVNLSIGGENSPQGLSTAIQIVLLLTVLTVAPAILLMMTSFTRLVIVFSLLRQALGVQQAPPNQVVVGLALFLTFFIMSPAFMKINENALRPYMQGSISQEAAFTGAIEPLREFMLKNTREKDMELFLRLSKSEAPRTKDDIPTLALIPAFVTSELKTAFQIGFLIYLPFLAIDMIVASVLMSMGMMMLPPVMVSMPFKLMLFVLVDGWYLLVGSLVQSFG
- the fliO gene encoding flagellar biosynthetic protein FliO gives rise to the protein MNDSYMYLLVKSILTLFFLLGLFGAAMYALKRFARSESGSSSRAAVKPVKVIASAFLGPKRNIAIVEVAGEMLVLGLTPTTITFLSKIEGKDALEDLRRLKDGKQRSLFGILQGGI
- the fliN gene encoding flagellar motor switch protein FliN gives rise to the protein MKENEEGTQSGSLNDEWGAAFEETRQAQSTAKKDEVEARPASFSNLKPENSGAVTNIDMLLDIPLTVSVEIGRTRLLVKDLLQLGQGAVIELEKLAGEPMEILVNGRLIARGEAVVVNEKFGVKLTDIVSPSERISRLK